A single genomic interval of Armigeres subalbatus isolate Guangzhou_Male chromosome 1, GZ_Asu_2, whole genome shotgun sequence harbors:
- the LOC134206696 gene encoding uncharacterized protein LOC134206696 — translation MKSLHLCVIILGMIILLSRLCYAWECTKPGRFRDPEEGEESCNLYVTCIPDGEGSFALRNDQCSSGNLFSEKYQRCISGESCDSLEDFYSIEYDCKECGKFVNVKSQDCRQFVNCLKTKDPGVFVPIKQNCPKDQVFSAKTLTCVDESDYQCPPTVLKFLSDFVCLGVGQYPDESVPNCRGYRLCSRSKNGSLVSENFLCENDTIYSETDKNCVSPEDYDCPDDGTDDFECPGVGRYPDKVSKTCETYHNCVENSRAELKATLSTCPGGTIFSAITSKCVSASEYVCPTALAELELFEQQSVNEPSIARRIANEAEINDCAESGRFANNNDQLCKTYYLCSRDPEGNWFKQLVRCPTGTVFSPEQKRCLGNTEDVCPTLTTVEQPTTPTSTTGELLPAECVGAGRSPNPEDEACKTFYLCSLNSYNELVRALFRCPEGSVFSTETNKCVKNDGTFECGRVSESSTEDSFDQSGDGLSPTSPIQTSDLESTDVTETVPITIEAETVNTVVTVATVSYEYPCTATGRFADINSIDCRSYFLCAEDDSGSIISTHLHCPSGMVFSRNNNKCVASTRNFC, via the coding sequence ATGAAGTCGCTTCACTTGTGCGTGATCATCCTTGGGATGATCATACTGCTCTCCAGATTGTGTTACGCTTGGGAATGTACCAAACCAGGCCGGTTTCGGGACCCGGAAGAAGGTGAAGAGAGCTGCAATTTGTACGTTACTTGCATTCCGGATGGAGAAGGATCTTTCGCGTTGAGAAACGATCAGTGCAGTTCAGGAAATTTGTTCAGCGAGAAGTACCAGCGATGCATATCGGGAGAGTCTTGTGACAGTTTGGAAGACTTTtattcaattgaatacgatTGTAAGGAATGCGGAAAGTTTGTAAATGTTAAATCTCAGGACTGCAGGCAGTTTGTGAACTGTTTGAAAACGAAAGACCCCGGAGTATTTGTTCCGATCAAGCAAAACTGTCCGAAGGATCAAGTATTTTCAGCAAAAACGTTAACATGTGTGGACGAGAGCGACTATCAGTGTCCTCCAACAGTATTGAAGTTTTTGTCAGACTTTGTATGTCTGGGGGTAGGACAGTACCCTGATGAATCCGTTCCAAACTGTCGAGGTTATCGATTGTGCTCACGGTCAAAAAATGGGTCACTTGTTTCGGAAAACTTCTTGTGCGAAAATGATACAATTTATTCGGAAACTGATAAGAACTGCGTATCACCTGAAGATTATGATTGTCCCGATGACGGAACGGACGACTTCGAATGCCCAGGAGTTGGAAGATATCCAGACAAGGTATCAAAAACATGTGAGACCTATCACAACTGTGTGGAAAACTCTAGGGCGGAGTTGAAAGCCACCTTATCGACGTGTCCCGGTGGAACAATTTTTTCGGCAATCACTTCTAAATGTGTCTCTGCGTCGGAGTATGTTTGTCCAACCGCACTTGCTGAATTGGAACTATTCGAGCAGCAGTCGGTGAATGAGCCCAGCATTGCACGACGAATTGCAAATGAAGCGGAAATCAATGATTGCGCGGAATCAGGGAGGTTTGCTAACAATAATGATCAATTATGCAAGACTTACTATTTGTGTTCTCGCGATCCTGAAGGAAATTGGTTCAAGCAACTGGTTCGATGCCCAACTGGAACAGTTTTCTCACCGGAACAGAAACGTTGTTTAGGTAACACAGAAGATGTTTGTCCAACTTTGACAACCGTCGAGCAGCCAACAACGCCTACTTCGACGACGGGTGAATTATTGCCGGCTGAGTGCGTTGGAGCCGGTCGATCTCCCAATCCGGAAGATGAGGCGTGCAAAACGTTCTATTTGTGTTCTTTAAACTCCTACAATGAACTTGTTCGTGCTCTATTCCGATGCCCTGAAGGATCCGTGTTTTCAACGGAAACCAATAAATGCGTAAAAAACGACGGTACTTTTGAATGTGGGCGTGTTTCTGAATCTTCCACAGAAGACAGTTTCGACCAATCTGGAGATGGATTGAGTCCAACATCGCCTATCCAAACATCGGATCTGGAATCAACAGACGTCACAGAAACAGTACCGATAACGATAGAAGCAGAAACGGTGAATACTGTTGTCACAGTGGCAACTGTATCTTACGAATATCCCTGCACGGCAACGGGTCGCTTTGCAGACATCAATTCCATTGATTGTAGGTCGTACTTTTTGTGCGCGGAAGATGATTCCGGATCTATAATTTCTACGCACCTGCACTGCCCGTCCGGAATGGTGTTTTCGAGAAATAACAACAAATGTGTGGCATCGACAAGGAATTTTTGTTAG